The nucleotide window CACAGCCTTCCCCGGCCGTCACGAGGTCGTTAGATCCAGAGTTCGAGGCGGAAGGGCCACCTCTGGGTTTTGACAATATCACCACCGTCTCTTCCCAGACCGCGGTTACAAACCCTTTCCTCTATATGCCCTCACAAACACCACCAAGGAGGTTGGAGGGGACAGGCGGCAACACATTCGCTCCGGGAACAACTGTTTTTTCACAGGCTTCACGCCTCTACTCCACTCCCGTTATCACCTCGGCGAGCCCCAGTATCTTAATATCAGAAACCAGTACTCCCCAATACTACCAGCCGTTGGTTTCTAACCCAATGCCGCCGTTATACTCAGCCGCGCTTACGGCGGCGTTATCTACACCACCTCATCAGCCGGTCATCATGCCAACGGGGGTAATGAATGCCCCTGTCACACCCGGAAATCAAATGTATTTCCCGGGGTATTGCTATGCGCCCCCTTTTGGGTATTTACCCTCATACGGGGGAACAGCTTATCCGTTTCAGGGAACAGCGCAAGGAAGCTCTCAATCGCCGTACGCGGCTTACATGCCGCCATGGTGGAACTTTCCAACTCCACAACCAATGTATACCCAAGCGCCAACGGAACCTGTGCACGACAGAGAAAATGCGATCAGACCCCGGATGACCCCTTTGGAAAACTCCGGTCTGGGGACAGGACCTGCCCCGGGTGTAAATGTTCCACCGGCACAACCCGTGAATGTGGAGGAAGACGAATTGACCAGGCCGTACAAGCCGGTAGACGCGACATTCCGATCCAAATTCACTCGTAGGATCGCCGAAGCTCCTATCAAAGAAAAACCAAAAATGCCCCAAACGGTCGGTAAGTACGATGGCCTCACTGACCCGGATGACCATCTCAATTTATTTAAGAGCGCGGGGGAAGTGGCCTGCTGGCCCATGCCCTTATGGTGTAAAATGTTCGTACAAACCCTAGTGGGAGCGGCACGAGTATGGTGGGACAGCTTACCCACGGGCGAGATAGAcagttttgaagatttggagtCAAAGTTTATCCTACAGTTCAGTCAGCAGCGCCGACACACGAAGGATAGGAACGAACTCCTTCATATTCGTCGTCGAGACAATGAGACGGTAGAAAACTTTATCATCAGGTTCAACAAAGAAAGCCTGGCGATACCAGGCGTCACCAACGATCTGGCATGCGGAGCGTTCCTCCAAGGGGTTAACGATGACGAACTACTGAGAACACTGCATGGAAGGGACGGGGTACCCCCGACCATAGATGAGATACTGCGAATAGCCAAAGTATATGTGATACAAGAAAAAGCGGTAGCGGCCAGCCACGCGGCCAATAGAAAGAAAGAAGCCCTAAAAAATCAGGAGGAAAAAGATCACCGGGGGTCAAAAAGCAAGCACAGGGGAGACCGATATCAGAGAAACGACAAGGACTCGCGGTATGACAGACACCGAAGCTCCTATTCAAGGAATGAGACATCAAAACCTCGGTCTGAATATCCCAATTTAAGCAAAACTCCGACAGAAATTCTTGCCTCAGAAAACCTCAGGCTCAACCCACCAAAACCACTGAAAGACAACCCGAACAAAGATACGAGTAAGTACTGCGAGTATCACAAGGGGAGCGGGCACGATACCAACGATTGTTTCCAGCTTAAGAAACAGATCGAATATTTCGTGAAGTCGGGAAAATTGGCACACCTAGTGCGAGATATCAAACAAGGCCCGCCCGTGGTCAAGGAAGAGAACGAAAAGGCGGCAGGCAAAAGGCCGCGCGAGTTGAACATGGTTCGTGCCGACATAGGAAGGGGGCGAAACGGAGTTTCTCCACGCTCGAGCCTTGGATGTTGGCAACAATGACTATAGAACCGCGAATGGAAGACTTGCATCTCACCACAGACGCCATGATCATCTCCGCGGCGGTAGGAGACTACCGCATGAGGCGGATCCTAGTCGACACCGGAAGCTCAGAGGATATCATCTACGAACATTGCTTTAACAGAATGCAACCAGAAGATAAGAAGCTGCTTGAATCAGTACACGCCCCTATCAAAGGTTTCACAGGAGAGAAGGTCGATCCTATCGGTCAAATCACTTTCCCGGTAACTTTCGGGCAATCACCCAAAGAAAGAACCATACTACTAACCTTCCTTGTGGTCCGCGCTGAGTCATACCACAATGTGATTATCGGAAGGTTCACTCTGGGAAAGTTAGACGCCATAGTCTCCACGGCGAGAGGTTTTATGAAGTTCCCAACACCGCAAGGTATCGCTACCGTATTTCGCGATAGAATCGGAGAAGTATTGGACACCAAACGATGTCGCCAAGGGCCCACGGGGGCCACGGGACCAGAAAGGTGGGTATTGAGCACGCGCCACCCGGACCAAATGGTCACAATTGGGGACACTCTGTCCCCAGAAGTGAAGAGCGATTTGAAGCAATTGTTAAAAAGAAATGCGGACATCTTCGCTTTCGAGCACTCCGATATGACGGGAGTCCCCCGCGATAAAGCGGAACATAAGCTCGCCACACTCCCAGGCGTTAAGCCAGTCGCTCAGGGTAAACGCAGCATGGCCCTGGACCGCCGAGCGGCGGTCGTTAAGGAAGTACGCAAGTTAGTGGAAGCTGGAATTCTCAGGGAAACGCAGTACCATACTTGGGTGTCCAACCCGGTCATGGTAAAGAAACCAGATGGCACAtggcgaatgtgcatcgatttcaAAGACCTAAACAAGGCGTGTCCAAAAGACGCGTACCCGTTGCCCGAGATTGATTTAAAGGTCGATTCCCTGGTACCCTATCGATTCAAGTGTTTCCTAGACGCGTATAAAGGGTACCACCAAATCAAAATGTCCAAAGAAGACGAAGAGAAAACGGCGTTCCACACTGACGTTGGCATCTTCTGTTACACCAAAATGCCTTTCGGGCTACGAAACGCAGGGGCTACCTACCAGAGGCTCATGGACAAGGTGTTCGAAACACAGATCGGGCGAAATTTGGAAGTCTATGTAGACGACCTCGTAATCAAAAGCAGCGAAGAAAAACAAATGTTGGCAGATATAGAGGAAACTTTCCAGCGACTCAGAGAGTACAACATAAAGTTAAATCCAAAGAAATGTTCGTTTGGGGTGGAAGAGGGGAAGTTCCTGGGGGTAGTAGTCACCCGAGACGGTTTTAAAGCTAACCCGGAAAAAGTATCCGCCATATCGCGAATGCCTTCTCCCCGAACGCTGAAGGAAGCTCAAGCTCTAAATGGACGACTGGTAGCAATCAACAGGTTCTTAGCAAGGCATGCTGAAAAGTCATTGCCATTCATAAAAACGCTAAAAGATTGCCTCGACAAGAAGAATTTCAAATGGACCAGCGGAGTGGAACAGGCTCTGCAGGAAATGAAGCGTTTTATAGAAAGGTTACCCACGTTGACCGCGCCTAGACCCGGTGAAATGCTAAAAATGTATTTAGCGGCAGCTCACACGGCGGTGAGCGCCGTGCTCATGGTTGAACGAGAAGGGAAACAAACACCAATATACTACATAAGCCGGGTGTTAGCGGGGCCTGAAACGCGCTACCCTACACTGGAAAAGCTAGTTTTAGCATTAGTGCACGCCACGAGGCGATTAAGAAGGTATGTTCAGGCACACCGTGTACAAATCTTAACCAACTATCCGCTACAGCAGGTCTTGCGCAAACCAGAGGTCTCGGGCAGGTTGGCTAAATGGGCCATCGAGCTAGGGGCCCTAGATATCGAATATCAGAAGCGAACGGCGGTTAAGGGGCAAGTGATTGCTGATTTTTTAGCCGAAATACCAGAAGGAGAGGTCGTTACAGACCCGGTCATCCAAGATATACCAGAGTCCAGCACTGCGAGGCAGACTTGGAAGTTATACACGGATGGATCATCTAGTGGAAAGGGGTCCGGTGCAGGCCTAATGCTGATAAGTCCAGATCAAGTCAGGATAATGTACGCCTTACGTTTTGACTTCGAGTGCTCTAATAACGAAGCGGAATACGAGGCATTATTGGCAGGGTTACGGATGGCAAAATCCATGGGGGCAGCCAGGGTAGACGCATACGTCGACTcgctgctggtcaacaatcaggtcaacgaaacgtacGAAGCCAAAGACGAGGCGATGGCAAAATACCTGGCAAAAACTAAAGAACTCATGGATTCCTTCGACAAGGTCACACTCAACCATGTGCACAGAGGGAAGAATCAAATAGCAGACGCCCTAAGCAAACTCGCTACCTTAGGCATGGAAAAGGAAGTCAAAGTCGAAACGTTGCAGACACCTTCAATAGAACCGCGGAGTGTTTCCGCTGTCACAACAGAAGAACCTTGCTGGTATACTCCGATTCTACGCTTCCTCGTAACAGGTGAATTACCTCCCGCCAAGGGCGAGGCGCAAAAGATACAAACGAAAGCGCTGCAATATGAAGTCAACGATGGTATCCTATACCGAAAATCTTACTTAGGTCCGTTGCTGCGAGGCGTTTCCCCAATAGAGGCAAAGTACCTCATCGGAGAGATCCACGCGGGTATATGCGGCATACACGCCGGACCTAGAGCAGTGGTGGCCAAAATCCATAACGCAGGATattactggcccgggatgcatgAGGACGCTGTAACGGAACTGCGAAAATGCCGCAGTTGCCAAAAGTTTGCTCCTCAGACGATACGGCCAAAAAACAGCCTGGTACCGGTAACAGCAGCGTGGCCTTTCCAGAAATGGGCTGTGGATATCGTAGGACCTTTCCCGCCGGCCCCCGGAAAGTTGAAGTACCTAAttgtggcggtcgattacttcaccaaatgggtggagGCAAAACCTTTGGCTAAGATAACGGcggaaaacgccaaaaaattcctCTGGGAGCACATCGTGTGCAGATTTGGGTTACCGCTCTACCTGGTAAGCGACAATGGGACACAGTTCACAGATAGAATTTTCCAGGAATGGTGTACTGACCTCCACATCCAGCAGATTTTCACGTCGGTTGCACACCCACAGGGTAACGGACAGGTGGAGCGGGCGAATAGGAGTTTACTAGAAGGAATCAAAAAGCGACTGGGGCACGAGGGAAGCTCGTGGGTGGAAGAATTGCCACATGTACTTTGGGCGCATAGAACAATGCCCAAAACTAGCAACAACGAAACCCCATTCAGCCTCACCTACGGAATGGAGGCAATGATACCCGCTGAAGCAGGGTTACCATCATTACGCCGTCTAAGCATAGGGAATAACAACGACCAATCGCTGAGAGAAGGTTTAGATCTGTTGGAAGAAAGGCGTGAGGCGGCCGCCATCAGCGAAGCACGATACAAGAAAACGTTGGAAAAATATTACAACAAACGGGTGGCTAAACTAAGTTTCAAGGCGGGCGATTACGTCATGCGTGACAACGAAGCAAGTCGGATGGAACCTTCGGGAAAGCTGGGTCCCAACTGGGAAGGCCCTTACGTCATTCAAGAAGACCTGGGTAAAGGGGCCTATCGCCTATCCCGACTAGATGGCACGCCAGTCCCGCGCAGTTGGAACATCGCCCAGTTGAAGAAATGCTACCTGTAAAACCTTGCTCCTAACAGCAAGAGTTAACTATCTTCTCCAATTGACATTTGTAACCCGTGTCGGGATTTTTTCTGCTTTTCTTTTATTTCTTCATGCAAGTTTAATAAAGATTTAAGTTTATTTGTTACAAAAGTTACCATCGCACGATGAATGCATCAAACggtaaaaacacaaacaaaacccttaaacacgAAATATTTTTCATTTATATAAGTCATAGAGCTAACGATAACAAGCGCTTACggcgggtatcttggtaatagatacatACACCGCCTCAAAACAGATAGGCATCATCACATGCACATGACCTATCTCAAAAAACaaaaaaccaagtacttgtccctgttTCTAAAAACCAAACATAAGGGAACCAAAATACAGAACATGTTCACAACACCTACTGAGGAAGGCTGGGTGCCATTACCACTGCAGGGGTATGCACCACCAcctcatcaccatcatcatcatcattcacaacCACAACGGGATGGCCGGCCAAATGGTTAGTTGAGCCATCAACCATTGGGGCCACCATACCTGAGCTATCCATCTGCTGCCTCCTCCTCCGACCACCAGAATGGCGCTGGTACGTTAGACGGTATCGCTGTTCAGGGTCCACCGGAATTAGACCAGACAGCACATCAGCTGATAGCTGCACTCCGGGATCCACTGGTCGAGGATCCTCAATAACAATGCTCTGACATGCTCGGTTGGCACGAACCGGAGCAGCATTAGGAATGGGTCTTCTCCCCCTAAGCATCGATTTTGTCACCGGGTGTTGCAGCATTAGCAGGCCATCGGCAGCGTCAAGAACCCGGAAGATCTCGGAGAGGCTTTGTCTATATCGTTTTCTTTCCATCataaacacacaaacaaaaaagGAAACGAAAGGTGAATTTATAGCAGTAGTTAAAAAGTTTTGACAGTGGTGACGTCGGATGTATTaatgaaaaacaatcatcacaAGTCACAGAGCCATATTTTACAAGTCGGCGGTGTCAGAAATCATGACATTTGCATTAATTTAGCTGTCAAATCAAAACAGAAATGGGCACTAAACCCAATTCAAACAGTATCATTAACAAGGAAATAAGAGTACATAACAAGCA belongs to Helianthus annuus cultivar XRQ/B chromosome 5, HanXRQr2.0-SUNRISE, whole genome shotgun sequence and includes:
- the LOC110943981 gene encoding uncharacterized protein LOC110943981 codes for the protein MTIEPRMEDLHLTTDAMIISAAVGDYRMRRILVDTGSSEDIIYEHCFNRMQPEDKKLLESVHAPIKGFTGEKVDPIGQITFPVTFGQSPKERTILLTFLVVRAESYHNVIIGRFTLGKLDAIVSTARGFMKFPTPQGIATVFRDRIGEVLDTKRCRQGPTGATGPERWVLSTRHPDQMVTIGDTLSPEVKSDLKQLLKRNADIFAFEHSDMTGVPRDKAEHKLATLPGVKPVAQGKRSMALDRRAAVVKEVRKLVEAGILRETQYHTWVSNPVMVKKPDGTWRMCIDFKDLNKACPKDAYPLPEIDLKVDSLVPYRFKCFLDAYKGYHQIKMSKEDEEKTAFHTDVGIFCYTKMPFGLRNAGATYQRLMDKVFETQIGRNLEVYVDDLVIKSSEEKQMLADIEETFQRLREYNIKLNPKKCSFGVEEGKFLGVVVTRDGFKANPEKVSAISRMPSPRTLKEAQALNGRLVAINRFLARHAEKSLPFIKTLKDCLDKKNFKWTSGVEQALQEMKRFIERLPTLTAPRPGEMLKMYLAAAHTAVSAVLMVEREGKQTPIYYISRVLAGPETRYPTLEKLVLALVHATRRLRRYVQAHRVQILTNYPLQQVLRKPEVSGRLAKWAIELGALDIEYQKRTAVKGQVIADFLAEIPEGEVVTDPVIQDIPESSTARQTWKLYTDGSSSGKGSGAGLMLISPDQVRIMYALRFDFECSNNEAEYEALLAGLRMAKSMGAARVDAYVDSLLVNNQVNETYEAKDEAMAKYLAKTKELMDSFDKVTLNHVHRGKNQIADALSKLATLGMEKEVKVETLQTPSIEPRSVSAVTTEEPCWYTPILRFLVTGELPPAKGEAQKIQTKALQYEVNDGILYRKSYLGPLLRGVSPIEAKYLIGEIHAGICGIHAGPRAVVAKIHNAGYYWPGMHEDAVTELRKCRSCQKFAPQTIRPKNSLVPVTAAWPFQKWAVDIVGPFPPAPGKLKYLIVAVDYFTKWVEAKPLAKITAENAKKFLWEHIVCRFGLPLYLVSDNGTQFTDRIFQEWCTDLHIQQIFTSVAHPQGNGQVERANRSLLEGIKKRLGHEGSSWVEELPHVLWAHRTMPKTSNNETPFSLTYGMEAMIPAEAGLPSLRRLSIGNNNDQSLREGLDLLEERREAAAISEARYKKTLEKYYNKRVAKLSFKAGDYVMRDNEASRMEPSGKLGPNWEGPYVIQEDLGKGAYRLSRLDGTPVPRSWNIAQLKKCYL